CAGAAAGCTGTCATCAATAGTTGAAGCACACAGAATCACCCGTAAACAACGTAGGGCAGACTAAActctccgctgctgaaacactttaGTGTGAGTTGACACCGGACATAATCGTGGCACAGCCGCTGCCCGTGTCAGTTCGCCTGATGCCATTATCCCAAATTTTCCTCaaattttgtttattgttgtaaaatgtatacGCCCTGTGCCCACTCTGGTGAGTAGGGCCATAACAGGAGGCGTATGGCGCTTGTGACTGGTTAGCAAGTCTgtcacaaggatgacaacggaaagaatttgtaactgcatgactgtttaaaacgggtcagatgtgttgtataattaacctacattttaatcaccATCTTCACAATTAGATATGTTCTTTCACATCGCAATTtggatttgaaaacgattaatcgttcagcccagtttttgtatgttttaccCTAGTTGTGGATTTTCTGTAAAGTACTTGTAAACTGCAATTAGAGAGAAATACTGTTATTAAATCCCATTTATGTTGAAAGAAAATCTGATTAATAATTTAAGGCAACATACCCCATGTAAATTTATATCCTCCCCCACAGCTCATTCATTTAAACCTTATATACTTACTATGTAATGTTGCTGATTTTGCTAAGAGGAATATATTGCACATATGACTGTTACACTGGAGGGTTGGGTTCTTGAGTCACATTTCTCCAATGCTTTTCACCCTATTTGAATTGCAGAAAGATATACATTGAGCTTCTATACTTCACAGACAACCTCTCAAACTACTTTAtttaacagttgtttttttttatttttttttacaaatattaCCATCATTTCTGCCAGCGACATCTTTAAACTCATGTCCAGCAGTGGGAATCTTTGCTTTAGGACTAAGGTAAATGCAATGATTTGGAAATGGTTTTActattgttaatttaaaatcATCTTTTCTATCTTCTCTGTTGAGATTTTTCACTGTTAACCAGGCCCAAGTAATGGCCCTCCAATTAGAAATGGAAGAATTTATTTTTGATGTTCAgcacaatgaaaaacacatacagTTATTGCAAAAGTAAAGATGAATAACTTTGGCAtacagaaaatggaaaacatCCATGGCACAATGTAAAATGACTAACAATGAAAACTGGAGGCTAATACTACCGTACAGTGACACATGTagcaaacaagacattttggaccTAAACTCcactttaattaaacaaataaatatttaatatgagCAATACGAAATGTAGCAAGAATTGCTTGACGCTAGGCATTCCTGAAGCAAGCAGATTTGACATTGCTGAGATGGGTCGAATGAAGAGTTGTAATGAACAACTGCTAACTGATTCTACATGTCCAAGTTCATCCTCTCCTTGAGAATCTTTGGTAGAAAAGTCACGATAGTacagaaaagaaatgtaaatgaaatatttacacataATACAGTCTTATTAGCAGGGCATTTCAGCGATGATATGGCTCTGTTTCACCACAAATTAAATCTGTGGTAAAAACAGAGAGGGGCAAAGGAAAACTGCTCATGAAAATGCACCTTTCTATGCCTTGATGGTAATAATTGAGGGGCAGGGGGAGCATGGCAACTGGAGCCAACTCACTTTTAAGTACATACTCTCCCATGTTCCAAGACAGTATCAGCCCATGCTGGCTGAACTTTAAAAAAGACCCCAAGAAGAGGCAAAATGCCTCACTGTTCTTATCTCTGAGGAGCTGAAGAATATAGTGTTCAGAGCACATAGGTAATAGTCCAAATCTGCTCCAGTTACTTTTTGTCTCTCTAAAATGCACTCAGAGTACAATATTAGTATTCCACAGCAGTCAAATCCATCCAGGAGATTTATTAGATTCCAGTCTGTTCTCGATAATCCAATTAGCGAAAGGACAACAGGATGAAGGGAGAATCTTGTTAGCTTCCAGTGGAAGTGGATGAGAAATAGAACATTGCATCAACGACAGAGGTTCATTCAACGTTCTGTGTGATTCCAGTGGCAGCTATTACACATGTCTGAGGTCAGTCCCAGTCAtctttacacacacaggcacactcCTCATGGTGCTCCAAGGGAACATCAGTCATGGACTTCTGCAGGCCTCTGCCACCGCTTCGGTGTTTCAACAGCAGAACCTGTCAAAAATGAGGATGTTTTAGTTAACAGCTGGACATCAAACACTTCATTTAAAGCATGCTCAGTGGTTATGGTATTCAAAAATGAAACCAGTTTGTGTAAAtactttttgaaaacatttggtTTTGAGGATTCTTTTCACTGAAGGACAAAATTGACCGTTATGGcccatttcacaaaaaaagataatctAATCAGATGCTTACATTTCTAGCTTACAAATCTAATTTCCCAAGCCATTCAGGTGACTGGCAATAAAATCCAAAGCCAagtgttaaactgacaaagaaatACAATTATTGTAGTATTTTGCACTGTAGTGTCAAGATTGCTTTTCTTAGAGCCCGGCATAAGGTaaaaattcaatgtttttttcatgacATTATCTTGTATGTAAAGTTGATATTTGGTCTAAGGTTAGTGCAAGGGTAAATATTAAACTGTACAGAGGGATCAATCAACATTGCCAATCCTAGTCTTTGTTGCCAGTGGGGGAAAAGCTCTAGATTCCTTTGAATATAGTAAACTGTGATAACCTGCTGTTTCCCTTTGTCTGAGATATCTTGTTAAAATGCGCTGTGATTTTGCAAGTTTCATAAAATCTGTACATTATGATGGTTTTTGTCATTGGATATTCTGCTACTGGTTGGGTTTCTTTGGATAtcactttgctctgttttctTAGAGCAGAGCAGAGGCTACTTTTTTTAACTGATTAAAGACCTAACCAAAGCTGGATTTTTAAAATCCAGTCTAAATGTAAAACCCATTTCaatatatacaggtgctggtcatataattagaatatcatcaaaaaagttgatttatttcagtaatcccattcaaaaagtgaaacttgtataatgtatacattcattccacacagactgatatatttcaagtgttcattcattttaattttgataattataacaactaatgaaaaccccaaaatcagtaaaGTAagtctcagaaaattagaatattgtgaaaaggttcaatattgaagacacctggtgccacactctaatcagctaataaactcaaaacacctgcaaaggcctttaaatggtctctcagtctagttctgtaggctacacaatcatggggaagagtgctgacttgacagctgtccaaaagacgaccactgacaccttgcacaaggagggcaagacacaaaaggtcattgctaaagaggctggctgttcacagagctctgtgtccaagcacattaatagagaggcgaagggaaggaaaagaatgaaaatgaaagaaaaaaatgtacaagcaatagggataactgcaccctggagaggattgtgaaacaaaagccattcaaaaatgtgggggagattcacaaagagtggactgcagctggagtcagtgcttcaagaactaCCATGCACAgatgtatgcaagacatgggtttcagctgtcgcattccttgtgtcaagtcACTCTTGAACAAAACACAGCGTCAGAAgtgtctcgcctgggctaaagacaaaaaggactggactgctgctgagtggtccaaagttatgttctctgatgaaagtaaatgttgcatttcctttggaaatcaaggtcccagagcctggaggaagagaggagaggcagagaatccacgttgcttgaagtccagtgtaaagtttccacagtcagtgatggtttggggtgccatgtcatctgctggtgttggtccactgtgttttctgaggtccaaggtcaatgcagccgtctaccaggaagttttagagcacttcatgcttcttgctgctgaccaactttatggagatgcagatttaattttccaacaggacttggcacctgcacacagtgccaaagctaccagtacctggtttaaggaccatggtatccctgttcttaattggccagcaaactcgcctgaccttaaccctatagaaaatctgtggggtattgtgaagaggaagatgcgatacgccagacccaacaatgcagaagagccgAAGGCCACtgtcagagcaacctgggctctcataacacctgagcagtgccacagactgatcgactccatgccacgccgcattgctgcagtaattcaggcaaaagcaGCCCCAACttagtattgagtgctgtacgtgctcatacttttcatgttcatacttttcagttggccaacatttctaaaaatccttttttagtattggtcttaagtaatattcaaattttcggggagatactgaatttgggattttcattagttttcagttgtaatcatcacaattaaatgaaataaacatttgaaatatatcagtctgtgtaatgaatataatatccaagtttcactttttgaatggaattactgaaataaatcaactttttgatgatattctgaTTATAtaaccagcacctgtatataaaTTTAACCTCTAAAATGTTTGATTCTAGCAATAATTAAAACTagtattaattaaaatattcaaatactgtaaataaataaccctaaccctttaaTGATCAAATTGATATTTACTTCATGGTATTTCTTTGTGACCCTGGTGGGAACACACTGGCAGTCGTAGCAGCGGTGGGAGCAGCAGGCACAGTTTCCACCACAGCGTTTCACCAGGAGGCAGGTTGGCCAGAAAATGACATCTGTCCTCTTTAGCTCCTCACGCAAGGACACAGAGAAGTTGCGTGGAGTGCAGCTGTACAGTCGAACTTCCTCCCTTAATAGATTAAGATCAACTCCTCCTCAAAGACACAGAGAAGACATTATCAGAATCATTTTCTCTCGAAACAAACTTTGCAGTTCTCAATGTCAATGAAGGTTCTCAGtgatccaggtcatagttatccaaagaaggttaaagttaATGGCAACTGGACTTCGGTTTGCAGTTCTCACATGTTTTTATAACACAAATTACACTCTTAGTAGTAGTTTGAATTTATATTCAGTGGCATTTGTAAATTATTGTATCTcaactttttaatttaatttaattgtaatGTACATGTTAAAAATGTCCTACCTCTGGCTTTCTTATTATGGATAAAAGATTTCCCCAGCACATGCCATGTAGGTTTGTACAACTCCTCCATATCCACCTGCCATCGCTCTGGCTCCAGATACTTCATGACCTCTTCCACAGTGGTCAGCCCTGCCACAGCCTCTGACAACTCCTCAATACCCTGCAGGGATGGTGGGAGAACTTCAGGGACTTCGGGTTCTGATACACTCTGTAGGAATACCAGCAGATGAGATAGAGAGACACACATGAATGAAAAGTAATTTATTCAGTACATAGTATTTACCTATAGGGTTACAACAGGAAAATGAATGAGATGGTCCTGCTCTCATTAACTTCAACTTTTGATGGACCTGTTCACTGAAAAAGTTGGTAACACTTGATAACACAGCGATTTATTCATACAAAGAAATTACCCTGTAAATCAGGGCTGTCTTATAAAGTTTTACCGAAAAGTAAGTTAgttagttatatatatatatatatatatatatatatgctataGCTTCCATACCCAAAACCACCTCATTGCACAAACTGCCTCAGGATTTTTACAGAGTAGCCATTTTCTGTGACATTTACTTTGCTCTAGGTACCGAAACAGTAAAATTACACAGAAGGAACAACTTTGTCAGCAGTGATAAGATGTGTTGTATTTCTACAATGTTAAAAACTGTTGAGGTGAAAAAAGGAGAGTTTGACTCTACAATAGTACATTTTATGTCCTTGTAAATGGGTTTAAATTGGGTTCAGGCTCATTAAATGCGACAGCGGTTTGGACTTGAATTGAGATAAACAGAAATCATGACAGTCTAGGTCAGATGAGGCCCAATTTAAACTTTATGTGTTGGACCTGGTAATGTGTGGAAGAGTTGTGACTAGAGCTGAAGAAATTTGGCAAAGCATTCCCAATCTGGACAATACATTGGAGCAACACTTTTCCATatgtactgtgtatatatatatattttatatattgtccCCATCATTCATACAGTCCTGTTCATGGATTTATTTGTAGCTCTTTTCCAATGTGGCCATTTTGAGTCTTGTATAATGTCCATTTTTCAAATTTTAAGACAGAAGTAAGCTATCTTACAATATTAACCAAAAAGGTGGccgattttgtccccaccactttttgaaagcatttgttaaaaatgttctgtatGGCTTGCAACCAGAAATGTTacataacaaatgaaaatgatttgagACAAGTCAATttgcacttatttatttaacttaagtaaaaaaaaaaatcaaagtactaattataaaatgaccccaaaatGCACACAAACCAGTCCTTtacttcttgacacagtttttagattttcaactgccacctgaattttgtttcccttttacataaataaaataatttccaccataaattattGTAGGAAaggaaattggtgcagaaaatttcatcagaatgcaggaaattaaatgtttaatgcataTATATTCATAAATTTCAGCAGTAATTGTTTTCTACAAAGCAATgctaaaatattttcttgtctTCCAGATAGACTGTCTTCCTGCATATAACATATAACACACTTATATTAACTGGCTGGGAAAAAATAGGAAGGTCACCATACATCTGAACTCCAACGAGGTACGTATGACATTGACTATATCTGAAATTGTTCCATGCACTGAAGTTGAGAGGTAAATGTGAATTACGTTTTCAGACATGGCCACATTGCTGTCACCTTCTCCCATAGACGGTagtgttatttgttttaagCTCCCAGCCCTCCAGGCTACAGCATGCAGTCAcagagaagattgatacctGGGGTGTTGGTCTTCCCATGAGAGAGGAGGCTAATCTGTTAAACCTTTCAGTCCTGTAACGCTGCATTTGTCCAACATGTCAGCTTGCTGGTCCCTCTAATCTTATGTGACTGACATGTAAAAGGTAACATTGTGACAGCTGGGTCGTTAAGCTTTTGGTGAGGCAGAAATGTTTGAAAAGaatgtttgaaaaaaatgaTTCCAGGAATCTGTATCTTCCCTTTGATGACTTATAGGGGTTAATTAGAAAGGAATCCAGTGAGAAGATTGTGTTTTGATTCTTATTTACTACTTAAAGTTATCCATCAAATGgcttatatattttattgtaagtaaaattattgtaattactggaagtgtttttttcacattacCTATATCAACCCCCAGTAGAGCCAACAGCAATATTTAAGACGGATATAGTCCTTTTTTCACCTCAAGTAGACAGAAGGCAAAGTACAGGCAATTAATCAGAAAAAACATAAGTGTTTTGGGATTTTTACACTGAATAATAGGTGTTACACAGGAAACAACCATAAGATTTATTGACTGCGTAAGTCCATGCAATAAACTCAAAATCCAAGTCACATTGGCGTAGACTTTAAAATAAGATGCCAGTGGTTTGACATGGCTGCACCACAGGCTACAAAAATACAGCTGATGCGCAGCTGTGCTCATGCCACAGATTTGACTCATTCTAATGAGGCTGCCTTCACAACCACTGAACATATCTTTGGTTTATTTGGCACCTACCGAGataaacagacacaaatgtGAAAAGAATATTTGTGGAAAAAGAACTGGTCATAAAGGCTCACAGAAATATAAGTAAGATTAAACTGAATAGTCATTTCTCTGAGCGGAGCTGTATTtccagagaaaagagaaaagatgtgATTCTTATTAGTTGAGCTTTGGAAGTAGATAAAAGCGTGGACTGGAAGCTATTAACAGCTTGTGAATGTTGACGGTGCAACACTCTCCCAATTAGCGACGCTCTGCAAGCTCAGCTTCAATTAGAGAAGCCAAGCAATCCTTCAGAGACACATCAAGATGGTGTAAATAAAGCTATGAGTAGCAGATGAGACCTCCCATTTAAGAAATTCATGAACAAAGTACTTAAATGGACCACCAAGTTCTAGCTGGCATGAATTCAAAGGAGTGTCCATGTGTCAAGTTTCACATCAAGGATTTTATGCatgaatacatacagtattGGATTGAATAAGTTGacaacagtgttgggcagtaacgcgttactgtaatattattatttttcccagtaactagtagtgcaatggatttcttttgtaaaacagtaatattattgcagttactaatccaagttgGCAGCGTTactgcgttactgaacgcaTCATCCTTTACATGAATGTGCGACTGTGCGGCAGCT
This portion of the Micropterus dolomieu isolate WLL.071019.BEF.003 ecotype Adirondacks linkage group LG19, ASM2129224v1, whole genome shotgun sequence genome encodes:
- the pdgfc gene encoding platelet-derived growth factor C isoform X3, which codes for MIDLPSFHYAQCPAVNISQLNGEHGGGKSVEGGEELGEGDLTSHSWRAPSWITRYDFVEIEDPIEKTILGRWCGSQSVPASHTSKGSQIRIHFISDEYFPSEPGFCIHYSLLPVSVSEPEVPEVLPPSLQGIEELSEAVAGLTTVEEVMKYLEPERWQVDMEELYKPTWHVLGKSFIHNKKARGGVDLNLLREEVRLYSCTPRNFSVSLREELKRTDVIFWPTCLLVKRCGGNCACCSHRCYDCQCVPTRVTKKYHEVLLLKHRSGGRGLQKSMTDVPLEHHEECACVCKDDWD